In a single window of the Streptomyces sp. NBC_00091 genome:
- a CDS encoding WXG100 family type VII secretion target encodes MQDADFKASEDGLTRLADDLDEMQGHLERQIRDMDRVVDSIAAGWQGPTATAYRALHRGAAEDAVRIRQVLSLLEEATRASRDGFTAQELEILAAFKRVQSREDVSEAAEALTVPDQAAAAGPQSRLQDI; translated from the coding sequence ATGCAGGACGCTGATTTCAAGGCCTCGGAGGACGGCCTCACCAGGCTCGCTGACGATCTCGATGAGATGCAGGGCCATCTGGAGCGGCAGATCCGCGATATGGACAGGGTGGTCGACAGCATCGCGGCAGGTTGGCAAGGGCCCACGGCCACGGCGTACCGCGCTCTGCACCGGGGAGCCGCCGAGGACGCCGTGCGGATCCGGCAGGTCCTCTCCCTCCTCGAAGAAGCCACCCGGGCCTCCCGTGACGGCTTCACGGCCCAGGAGCTGGAGATCCTGGCCGCGTTCAAGCGCGTGCAGAGCCGGGAGGACGTGTCCGAGGCCGCGGAGGCGTTGACCGTACCGGATCAGGCAGCGGCCGCAGGCCCGCAGAGCCGCCTCCAGGACATCTGA
- a CDS encoding bifunctional lysylphosphatidylglycerol flippase/synthetase MprF, which yields MTGTILESDVALDAIRQYADAGNPSAYFAFSDGNSYFRLPDVPGVIVYRPVGRYLVQFGGPFAPFAPAGPDGPRARLLAGFTAFAAEEGREIVSVQLQGADADVYVAQGFTVNQMGASYAVDLEAFTLAGTKFMQLRNKISRALRSGLEIKEVPYEDHAHQIAELDTAWLATKGEGVKPLEFLVGQTGGRYQHLRRLFAAVRDGQLIGYVSYAPVYGPQAGWMHDLSRRQPDSPPGVMEALNKAAIDVFTAEGTRWLHFGFTPFTSLTAPQFPGHSLGFHWFMEHLWEHGAHIYPARTQLEYKQKWAPSAVLPEYIAFQHGASLPALVHVFRACNAV from the coding sequence ATGACCGGAACAATTCTGGAGTCGGATGTCGCGCTCGACGCCATCCGGCAGTATGCGGACGCCGGAAATCCGAGCGCGTATTTCGCCTTCAGCGACGGGAACAGCTACTTTCGGCTGCCGGACGTGCCCGGGGTGATCGTGTACCGGCCGGTGGGCCGCTACCTGGTCCAGTTCGGCGGCCCCTTCGCCCCCTTCGCCCCCGCCGGGCCGGACGGCCCCCGGGCGCGGCTGCTGGCGGGCTTCACCGCCTTCGCCGCCGAGGAGGGCCGCGAGATCGTGTCCGTACAGCTCCAGGGCGCGGACGCCGACGTCTACGTCGCCCAGGGCTTCACCGTGAACCAGATGGGCGCCTCGTACGCCGTCGACCTGGAGGCCTTCACCCTGGCCGGCACCAAGTTCATGCAGCTGCGCAACAAGATCTCCCGCGCCCTGCGCAGCGGCCTGGAGATCAAGGAGGTCCCGTACGAGGACCACGCGCACCAGATCGCGGAGCTCGACACGGCCTGGCTCGCCACCAAGGGCGAAGGGGTCAAGCCCCTCGAATTCCTCGTCGGCCAGACCGGCGGCCGCTACCAGCACCTGCGCCGCCTCTTCGCCGCCGTCCGCGACGGGCAGCTGATCGGCTACGTCTCCTACGCCCCGGTCTACGGCCCGCAGGCGGGCTGGATGCACGACCTGAGCCGCCGGCAGCCCGACTCGCCGCCCGGGGTGATGGAGGCCCTCAACAAGGCCGCGATCGACGTGTTCACGGCCGAGGGCACCCGCTGGCTGCACTTCGGCTTCACCCCCTTCACCTCGCTGACGGCCCCCCAGTTCCCGGGCCACAGCCTGGGCTTCCACTGGTTCATGGAGCACCTGTGGGAGCACGGCGCGCACATCTACCCGGCGCGCACGCAGCTCGAGTACAAGCAGAAGTGGGCGCCCTCCGCCGTCCTGCCCGAGTACATCGCCTTCCAGCACGGCGCGAGCCTGCCGGCGCTGGTCCACGTCTTCCGCGCCTGCAACGCGGTCTGA
- a CDS encoding acyl-CoA dehydrogenase family protein, producing the protein MRSLTTARGICEQFHAGLLDALEELPLMAREGADSPVLELYRKHGGPGLLVPAAYGGAAASALEAVRVQRAIAAASPSLGVATVMHHFTVAMLFRLAEVADRLTPAQLKLMSAVASDGLLLASGWAEGRTDQNILAPAVIADRTPGGYRVNGSKKPCSLSRSMDVLTASVMVAHDDGRTSLALMLIPASSPGIGTRPFWATPILAASQSDEVLLTDVEVPEELVIHSTPEDAERLDDLQTAGFTWFELLATSSYVGAASALVAQVLEGGRGSAAERAQLAVRLEAAVSLVEGAARSLEDGTEGDEAVAAVLTARYATQDLLAQTVDQAVEMLGGMAFIRSADVAYLSSAVRALAFHPPSRASVAAELADYFAGSPLRLS; encoded by the coding sequence ATGCGTTCCCTGACGACAGCGCGCGGGATCTGCGAGCAATTCCACGCAGGCCTTCTCGACGCACTCGAAGAGCTGCCGCTCATGGCCCGGGAGGGCGCGGACAGCCCGGTTCTGGAGCTGTACCGCAAGCACGGCGGTCCCGGGCTGCTCGTGCCGGCCGCGTACGGCGGCGCGGCCGCCTCCGCGCTCGAGGCGGTGCGGGTGCAGCGGGCGATCGCCGCCGCCTCGCCCTCGCTGGGCGTGGCCACGGTGATGCACCACTTCACGGTGGCGATGCTGTTCCGGCTGGCGGAGGTCGCGGACCGGCTCACCCCGGCCCAGCTGAAGCTGATGTCGGCGGTGGCCTCCGACGGGCTGCTGCTGGCGTCCGGCTGGGCGGAGGGGCGTACCGACCAGAACATCCTGGCGCCGGCGGTGATCGCCGACCGCACCCCGGGCGGCTACCGGGTCAACGGCTCGAAGAAGCCGTGCAGCCTCTCCCGTTCGATGGACGTGCTGACGGCCAGTGTGATGGTGGCGCACGACGACGGGCGCACCTCGCTGGCGCTGATGCTGATCCCCGCCTCCTCCCCCGGGATCGGGACCCGGCCCTTCTGGGCCACTCCGATCCTGGCCGCGTCGCAGAGCGACGAGGTGCTGCTGACCGACGTGGAGGTTCCCGAGGAGCTGGTCATCCACAGCACCCCCGAGGACGCCGAACGGCTCGACGACCTCCAGACGGCCGGGTTCACCTGGTTCGAACTGCTCGCCACCTCCTCGTACGTGGGCGCCGCTTCCGCGCTGGTCGCCCAGGTGCTGGAGGGCGGCCGCGGCAGCGCGGCGGAACGCGCGCAGCTGGCGGTCCGCCTGGAGGCGGCGGTGTCCCTGGTGGAGGGCGCGGCCCGGTCCCTGGAGGACGGCACCGAGGGCGACGAGGCGGTCGCGGCGGTGCTCACCGCCCGCTACGCGACCCAGGACCTGCTGGCCCAGACCGTCGACCAGGCCGTGGAGATGCTCGGCGGGATGGCCTTCATCCGCTCCGCCGACGTGGCGTACCTGTCCTCCGCGGTGCGCGCCCTGGCCTTCCACCCGCCGTCGCGCGCGAGCGTCGCCGCGGAGCTGGCCGACTACTTCGCCGGCAGTCCCCTGCGGCTGTCCTGA
- a CDS encoding flavin reductase family protein: protein MSRYPAWLTDRSASVPAEGYEDPEAARLALRRLASSVTVLTVSRDGVRHGTTASAVVTLSRDPLVLGACLRPTSTFAAMVRRAGRFSVNVLGSAQQDVARRFANPSRPLGDAQFEGFDWSTDPLTGAPLIGGSLAHMACRVLGWHQVGDHDMLLAEVTGGSHTVDSPMLSFAGRMHSACVTPAASASVSVPASASVSVPASASPSEVVS, encoded by the coding sequence GTGAGCCGCTACCCGGCCTGGCTGACGGACCGCAGCGCCTCGGTGCCGGCCGAGGGCTACGAGGACCCGGAGGCGGCCCGGCTCGCGCTGCGCCGGCTGGCGTCGAGCGTGACGGTGCTGACCGTCAGCCGCGACGGCGTCCGGCACGGCACCACCGCCAGCGCCGTGGTCACCCTGTCCCGGGACCCGCTGGTCCTGGGCGCGTGCCTGCGGCCCACCTCGACCTTCGCGGCGATGGTCCGCCGGGCGGGCAGGTTCTCGGTGAACGTGCTCGGCTCCGCGCAGCAGGACGTGGCCCGGCGCTTCGCCAATCCCTCGCGGCCGCTGGGCGACGCCCAGTTCGAGGGCTTCGACTGGTCCACCGACCCGCTCACCGGGGCCCCGCTGATCGGCGGGAGCCTCGCCCACATGGCCTGCCGGGTGCTGGGCTGGCACCAGGTCGGGGACCACGACATGCTCCTCGCCGAGGTCACGGGCGGCAGCCACACGGTCGACTCCCCGATGCTCAGCTTCGCCGGCCGGATGCACAGCGCCTGCGTCACCCCCGCCGCCTCCGCCTCCGTCTCCGTTCCCGCGTCCGCCTCCGTCTCGGTTCCCGCTTCCGCTTCTCCCAGTGAGGTTGTGTCATGA
- a CDS encoding VlmB-like protein, translating into MTTASQIPVEADWDRAPNLLDGAQEMTLTAEECDLGYWLSAVAQGTLRGRAEAGHAAATPAHMREEGPLRQALVLELGNRSLAESRAVEVLSHYVIGAPGVVEQEFFTTQVVDEARHAMIFRKHLVDLGVPEAGLLGFIKEQGADYTRRVLNPIAEFATTVVRDEGDFIGAVAVFTIVIEGVLAPAAELSERKWTLLDPAAAEIARGASIDEIRHLTVGSSIVREHLALNPSYRPRLIELIRRGRQLWDELPSEEFVLEREELFQQGMFAHAGLLEGYEVFPGCKLLETTPKQRYDLAEQWTDDMAEVRLPYMGIPEAVDIIRNHPR; encoded by the coding sequence ATGACCACCGCTTCGCAGATCCCCGTCGAGGCCGACTGGGACCGTGCGCCCAACCTCCTCGACGGCGCCCAGGAGATGACCCTGACCGCCGAGGAGTGCGACCTGGGGTACTGGCTGTCGGCCGTCGCGCAGGGGACCCTGCGCGGCCGGGCCGAGGCCGGGCACGCCGCCGCCACCCCCGCGCACATGCGGGAGGAGGGGCCGCTGCGGCAGGCGCTCGTCCTGGAGCTGGGCAACCGCTCGCTGGCCGAGTCCCGCGCGGTGGAGGTGCTCTCCCATTACGTGATCGGCGCGCCCGGGGTCGTCGAGCAGGAGTTCTTCACCACCCAGGTGGTCGACGAGGCCCGGCACGCGATGATCTTCCGCAAGCACCTGGTGGACCTCGGGGTGCCCGAGGCGGGGCTGCTGGGCTTCATCAAGGAGCAGGGCGCCGACTACACCCGGCGGGTGCTCAATCCGATCGCCGAGTTCGCCACCACCGTGGTGCGCGACGAGGGCGACTTCATCGGCGCGGTCGCGGTGTTCACCATCGTCATCGAGGGGGTGCTGGCGCCCGCCGCCGAGCTGAGCGAGCGCAAGTGGACCCTGCTGGACCCGGCCGCCGCGGAGATCGCGCGCGGGGCGTCCATCGACGAGATCCGCCACCTCACCGTGGGCAGCTCCATCGTCCGCGAGCACCTGGCGCTCAATCCCTCGTACCGGCCGCGGCTGATCGAGCTGATCCGGCGCGGCCGGCAGCTGTGGGACGAGCTGCCCTCGGAGGAGTTCGTGCTGGAGCGCGAGGAGCTGTTCCAGCAGGGCATGTTCGCGCACGCCGGACTGCTGGAGGGCTACGAGGTGTTCCCCGGCTGCAAGCTGCTGGAGACCACGCCCAAGCAGCGCTACGACCTCGCCGAGCAGTGGACCGACGACATGGCCGAGGTGCGGCTGCCGTACATGGGCATCCCGGAGGCCGTCGACATCATCCGCAACCACCCGAGGTGA
- a CDS encoding APC family permease translates to MTSTLVRNDTGAAQGGGLRRTLTTPRIVFLVVAAAAPMSGVVGSVPLAYAIGNGAGVPATFALAGLILLCFSVGYAAMSRHVVGAGGFYTYIGQGLGRPLAVAGGLTAVVAYTAAVAGVAGAFGYFAELVSTAHGLPVPWTVWTGGALALTAVMGYRRIDLSARLLAVLMVAEVAVLGLLALAIGVRHGADTLPAAAFRPETVLTPGLGVALMFALISYVGFEAAALYGEESRDPRRSVPVATYTSVVLITVFFAVISWAAVGAIGPDRVADTAGEELGDLFFHLSDSYLGGFATSVMQVLLCTSLFGALLGLHTAADRYLFVLGRERVLPGSLARVHPRHASPHRASVVLSVATAAVCALFALAGAHPYTNLATTMLALGTVGIVALQAAVAVAVLVFFRRHPEAHWWRTRLAPVLALAGLVGALWLLLDNFALVTGTTSAWVNRIPWLMVGAALGGLGYAWWLRSRSPGRYRAIATAHVTDED, encoded by the coding sequence GTGACGTCCACCCTGGTCCGTAACGACACCGGGGCGGCGCAGGGCGGCGGGCTGCGCCGGACCCTGACCACCCCCCGGATCGTCTTCCTGGTGGTCGCCGCGGCGGCCCCGATGTCCGGGGTGGTGGGCTCGGTGCCCCTCGCCTACGCCATCGGCAACGGCGCCGGGGTGCCCGCCACCTTCGCCCTGGCCGGGCTGATCCTGCTGTGCTTCTCCGTCGGGTACGCGGCGATGAGCCGGCACGTGGTGGGCGCGGGCGGCTTCTACACGTACATCGGGCAGGGTCTGGGGCGGCCGCTCGCCGTCGCGGGCGGGCTGACGGCCGTCGTCGCCTACACGGCGGCGGTCGCGGGCGTGGCCGGCGCCTTCGGGTACTTCGCCGAACTCGTCTCCACCGCCCACGGCCTGCCGGTCCCCTGGACGGTGTGGACGGGCGGGGCGCTGGCCCTGACGGCGGTCATGGGCTACCGGCGGATCGACCTGAGCGCCCGGCTGCTGGCGGTGCTGATGGTCGCCGAGGTGGCGGTGCTGGGTCTGCTGGCACTGGCCATCGGCGTGCGGCACGGGGCGGACACCCTGCCCGCCGCCGCCTTCCGGCCGGAGACGGTACTGACCCCGGGGCTCGGGGTGGCGCTGATGTTCGCGCTGATCTCGTACGTGGGCTTCGAGGCGGCCGCGCTGTACGGCGAGGAGAGCCGCGACCCGCGCCGCAGCGTGCCCGTCGCCACCTACACCTCCGTGGTGCTCATCACCGTGTTCTTCGCGGTGATCAGCTGGGCGGCGGTCGGGGCGATCGGCCCGGACCGGGTCGCCGACACCGCCGGCGAGGAACTGGGCGACCTGTTCTTCCACCTGTCGGACAGCTACCTGGGCGGCTTCGCGACGAGCGTGATGCAGGTGCTGCTGTGCACCAGCCTGTTCGGGGCGCTGCTCGGGCTGCACACCGCCGCGGACCGGTACCTGTTCGTCCTGGGCCGGGAGCGGGTCCTGCCGGGCTCGCTGGCCCGGGTGCACCCCCGGCACGCCTCCCCGCACCGGGCGAGCGTGGTGCTGTCGGTGGCAACGGCCGCCGTGTGCGCCCTGTTCGCGCTCGCGGGGGCGCATCCGTACACCAACCTGGCCACCACGATGCTGGCGCTGGGCACGGTCGGGATCGTCGCCCTCCAGGCGGCGGTGGCCGTGGCGGTGCTGGTCTTCTTCCGCCGGCACCCCGAGGCGCACTGGTGGCGGACCCGGCTCGCGCCCGTACTGGCCCTGGCCGGGCTGGTGGGCGCGCTCTGGCTGCTGCTGGACAACTTCGCCCTGGTCACCGGGACCACCTCCGCGTGGGTGAACCGGATCCCGTGGCTGATGGTCGGCGCCGCCCTCGGCGGGCTCGGCTACGCCTGGTGGCTGCGGTCCCGCTCGCCGGGGCGGTACCGGGCCATCGCCACCGCGCACGTCACCGACGAGGACTGA
- the serS gene encoding serine--tRNA ligase, translating into MHDPHSLLQEEAEADLARRGHVLDRAALRDLTEQRARLIAERDKLRAEQNRSARSANGGHRRPDEAARARMQEAKERLRSVSEELRQAEEALGALLLAVPNRPYPDVPDGTEQDPPVVRRVWGEVPGFEFTPRDHVDIGTRLGILDQVRAARLSGSRFAVTRGAGARLERALAAFLLDLHTTEHGYTEHGVPHLVSRETMTGTGQLPKFEDDLFLTNAADRDLLLIPTAEVPLVNLYRGETLQEGELPLALTACTPCYRAEAGSYGRDTRGLVRLHQFEKVELVRVCRPERSAEELELLTGHAETALRRLGLAHRVVELRAGDLGFAARRTYDIEVWLPGQGTYREISSCSDCGDFQGRRAGIKVRDRDGRKAFAATLNGSALPVGRTLVAILEQYQRADGSVAVPPALAPYTGFSAIAPDGSPVVSAP; encoded by the coding sequence ATGCACGACCCGCACAGCCTGCTCCAGGAGGAGGCGGAGGCCGATCTGGCCCGCCGCGGACACGTCCTGGACCGGGCCGCCCTGCGCGACCTGACCGAACAGCGCGCCCGGCTCATCGCCGAGCGGGACAAACTGCGGGCCGAGCAGAACCGCTCCGCCCGAAGCGCCAACGGGGGGCACCGTCGGCCGGACGAGGCGGCGCGGGCCCGGATGCAGGAGGCCAAGGAACGCCTGCGCTCGGTGTCCGAGGAACTGAGGCAGGCGGAGGAAGCGCTCGGCGCGCTGCTGCTGGCCGTGCCGAACCGGCCCTACCCGGACGTCCCCGACGGGACCGAGCAGGACCCGCCGGTGGTGCGCCGGGTCTGGGGGGAGGTGCCGGGCTTCGAGTTCACCCCGCGCGACCACGTGGACATCGGGACCCGCCTGGGGATCCTGGACCAGGTGCGCGCCGCCAGGCTGTCGGGCTCCCGGTTCGCCGTGACCCGGGGGGCCGGGGCCCGGCTGGAGCGGGCGCTGGCGGCGTTCCTGCTGGACCTGCACACCACCGAGCACGGGTACACCGAGCACGGGGTCCCGCACCTCGTGAGCCGGGAGACGATGACGGGCACCGGGCAGCTGCCGAAGTTCGAGGACGACCTGTTCCTGACGAACGCCGCCGACCGGGACCTGCTGCTGATCCCGACGGCCGAGGTGCCGCTGGTCAACCTCTACCGGGGGGAGACCCTCCAGGAGGGCGAGCTGCCGCTGGCCCTGACCGCGTGCACGCCCTGCTACCGGGCGGAGGCCGGCTCGTACGGCCGGGACACGCGGGGGCTGGTGCGGCTGCACCAGTTCGAGAAGGTCGAGCTGGTGCGCGTCTGCCGCCCGGAGCGGTCCGCCGAGGAGCTGGAGCTGCTGACCGGGCACGCGGAGACGGCGCTGCGGCGGCTGGGGCTGGCGCACCGGGTCGTGGAACTGCGGGCGGGGGACCTCGGGTTCGCCGCCCGGCGCACCTACGACATCGAGGTGTGGCTGCCGGGCCAGGGCACCTACCGGGAGATCTCCTCCTGCTCCGACTGCGGGGACTTCCAGGGCCGCCGCGCCGGCATCAAAGTCCGGGACCGGGACGGGCGCAAGGCGTTCGCCGCGACGCTCAACGGTTCGGCGCTGCCGGTGGGCCGTACGCTCGTCGCGATCCTGGAGCAGTACCAGCGCGCGGACGGCTCGGTGGCCGTGCCGCCCGCGCTGGCCCCGTACACGGGTTTCTCGGCGATCGCCCCCGACGGTTCGCCGGTGGTCAGCGCGCCATGA
- a CDS encoding 4'-phosphopantetheinyl transferase superfamily protein, producing the protein MDAWLVDLDQVAPTDISAHYPEGLTEEELRRGAEFVHARAAHRFYRARLTVRRLLAERLGLDAHDLRIHYDPAGKPYLPDQPGTHVSWSRSDGLLLLGATETGPIGVDVELVRPATTSLDVLTFVYPGVPDGVGPETFFHAWTLLEAAVKATGRGLTDGAREVDLAFGQDGSVTLRGIAGHGALPWHGHTALQPTRQDSPWAMTAFVSRELPPVTVLTWPDPDQARDLVRARARALARAQAQAQVRAAGLMAR; encoded by the coding sequence ATGGACGCATGGCTGGTCGATCTCGACCAGGTCGCTCCCACCGACATCAGCGCGCACTATCCCGAGGGCCTCACCGAGGAGGAACTGCGGCGCGGCGCCGAGTTCGTCCACGCGCGTGCGGCCCACCGCTTCTACCGTGCCCGGCTCACCGTCCGCCGCCTGCTGGCCGAACGCCTCGGCCTCGACGCGCACGACCTGCGCATCCACTACGACCCGGCCGGCAAGCCCTACCTGCCCGACCAGCCCGGCACCCACGTCAGCTGGTCCCGCTCCGACGGGCTGCTGCTGCTCGGCGCCACCGAGACCGGACCCATCGGCGTGGACGTGGAACTGGTCCGCCCGGCCACCACCAGCCTGGACGTGCTCACCTTCGTCTACCCCGGGGTCCCCGACGGGGTGGGCCCCGAGACCTTCTTCCACGCCTGGACCCTGCTCGAGGCCGCCGTCAAGGCCACCGGCCGCGGCCTCACCGACGGGGCCAGGGAGGTCGACCTCGCCTTCGGCCAGGACGGCTCCGTCACCCTGCGCGGGATCGCCGGGCACGGCGCCCTGCCCTGGCACGGCCACACCGCGCTCCAGCCCACCCGGCAGGACTCCCCGTGGGCGATGACCGCCTTCGTCTCCCGGGAGCTCCCCCCGGTCACCGTCCTGACCTGGCCGGACCCGGACCAGGCCCGTGACCTCGTACGGGCACGGGCACGGGCGCTGGCCAGGGCGCAGGCGCAGGCGCAGGTACGGGCCGCCGGGCTCATGGCGCGCTGA